The Chitinophaga sp. H8 region GGAAATAAATAATCACATCCTCCCGCTTGATATCATTGTTCAGCTCATCTTTCATTCCTGCTACTTCGGGGTGCAGAAAAATAAGTCTGCCATCCTGTTCCTTTTTCTGTAATCCCGTTACGTCATCAAATTCATAGGGATCATAAGGACGGGGGCGTTTTACCTGCAGGATTATTTTTCTGAATACCTTTTGTCCTGCATCATTTTTTACCCGCATATCAAAGGTGTAGATACCCGGTTTTATTTTTGAGGAATCTGTATTCCAGAAAATCACATCTCCCGAATTGGGTCTTACATCCAATACCGGACGTTTTGCTTTTTCACGTTTGGCATCTATCTCTGCAATTGTTTTCTCATCCCCTTTATAATATTTTTTCCATTGCCAGGTATCTATCTCCTCCCTTAATTCCGGAGCGGCGGTACTATCTTCATGCTTCACATTCTCAATGGTAAATGTTAAAGGTTGTGTAGAGTAATCAGGATTAAAGTCCGCGATGAATACATTCGTACGTCCCAGATTTACCTCATACCTGTCTTTTCCTAAATTGGCATTTTCGCTGAAATAACTTTTTTCTTTCGGCAACAGGCTTTCGTAGCATCCGGTAATGGTGGTTGCCAACGTTATACCGATAGCGGTACAGAGCAGCACATGATATTTTGTCCGATTCATTTGATAACATTTAATGTTTTAAAATGGGTTGCTGTCAGCTCCCCGCCACTTGCTCCATGCAATACTTTCTTTACTTCTTTGTAAAGATTAACCGGTGAATATTAAACCCACCATTATCTGTATAACACTGTAAAACATGTATCCCTGCTGGTAGCTCCACCGTGGTATGCACTCCATCCCAGTTCTGCCAGCCACCGGTATACCACATGTTGATCAAACCGCTCACATCTTTACCATCAATCAATAACCGTATTCTACCATTACTATCTCCTCCGGCAAACCTTGTTTCCACATCATACGTTCCGGCTTCTTTGATGTCTACCGTGTAATTCATCCATTCTCCACCGCCTGTCCATCCTACGTTGTAAGAACCTCCGGGGCTATCGCCGTTGCCCTTTCCTTCACTACAGTTTTCTATGTCCACATTATCTCCTACCCCCGCTCTGTACTTACCACCATTATTTCCATTATCATTATCATGAAAGGCTAACCCTTCTCCACCTTCATCATAATCTGCCGACTCTACAATTCCGGGTATAGGAGCCGGATACCCCAGGAAGGGGCCCTGTATTGGCAGGAGTGATTCCGGAAACGCCATCCCCACAAAAGAAATAAACCCAAACACATGCGATCCTTCCAGGATATGCATCATCCCATTTTTTGTTTTCACATCTACATTCTGTGTGCGGGCAGGTGTCCAGAACTTATTGATCCTATTCCTGTTTTTATCGCTATATACCACTACCAGCGTACCTCCTCCTACAGCACCGGATGCATTGGTAGCTGTTAAACTGGCATGCATATCATAATCATAAAGTGTAGCCAGATCTGCTCCATCGGCATATCGCATGGAATCAGCGGTAATGATTCCCCGCACGATATACCGGCGCATCAGTGAATCCCATACATTTAATGGTACACTGTCTATCGTCCAGTTCGGATCACGGCCCAATCTTCTCCTGGTAAAGTTTAAGTTTTCGAGGGCCGTTTTGATGCTAATATCCTGAGGTACAAAAAAGGTGACCTTTTCATCGTTCAGCGTATCCTTTAAATTCAGTTTATCCACCAGCTGTAAAAGCGTATCATACAGCTCTCCCTGCTTCTTCAGAAATTCGTAAGTACTCTCCGGCACTTCCGATTTAGGCTGGGCATTCCGGTATTGTTCCATTGTTTTTTTACAGCCCACAAAACTGTAACAACAACCTGCCACCAGGATTACCATTGTTATTTGGAAGAAATTTCTTTTCATGGCACAAGCGTATTATTTCCAGAAACTATTTTGAACCAGTGATTTATTGTTTGACAGTGCACTCTGAGAAAGCGGCCAATAAGCTGCACCATTGTTTACATCTGCCTGCGTCAGATTGGTATATACAGGGATCTTCTTAAAATGGATCAGATCATACCAATACCAGCCTTCTCCCATCAGCTCCCGGCGCCGCTCCAGGAATATAGCATCCATCAAAGCATCTCCCTTCACCAGGTTGCCATTGATATTCTTCAATGCTCTTTGCCCGCGGATAGTATTCAAATCATCTACCGCATTGTCCATACCTAACCTTAACCTGCATTCAGCACGGAGCAGGAACAGTTCTTCATAACGGAATATGATGATACAGGAAGAGTATAGTTTTAATGTGGGGTTCTTTACAGCACCATCCAGTTGTTTGTTCTTATAAAACACGGGGTAGGTTTCATTCATCTTGGTAAAATACCGTTCAAAGCGCTCATCTCTTCTTTCGTTGTAAATACTGAGGATACTGTCTTTAGATACATAAATTTCGGATTCTCTTTTCGGGATATCCGGTTCCCGGAGTGTCCAGTCCTCCAGCTGGCCGGTAGAAGCAATTTCAGCATGGTCAAAGTTCAGGTCTATCTGGAAAATATTGCTTCTTCCCCTTCCATAAAAAGAGCCATTCAACCGGGTCAGCTCATCTGCACTCACAAAATAATAGTCTGTCAGAGACTGGTTATTGATCACGATGTCAATATACTTTAGTGCATTAGGATAGTCATCCTGCCAAACATATGCATGTGCTGCCAGCGTATAGGCCATTCCTTTAGTAGCAAATATGGAGGCGTGGTGTCCTATCCCCTGTCCACGGTATTCTCCCTGCTGCTCGGGCGACTGGCCATTATATCTCCAGGGCAGTCCTTCTATAGAAGCCAGCGCTTCACTAATAGAAAAATCCAATACTTTTCTCCAGTTTTCCCGGGCTATCACTTTGGTAGTACCATCTGCCGGCAGTGTTACCAATGGTACATCTCCCCAGATCCTCACCATATAATAATACAGGAAAGCTCTCACATACCTGGCCTGCGCCAGGTCCAGCACCATTTCATTCTGTGAATACCGGTAATCTTTTTTTACGATGCCAGGTAACCGGTCAATGGTGAGGTTACATTGTGCAATAGCGGCATAAAACCGGCGCCAGTCGCGCCACTGGTCCATAGTAGTAAAGTTGGCGTTCAGGTTGCTTTCTTTTACTGCCTGCAGATCCCCCCGCTTGGTTACCTGAAAATCTCCTCCCCGCAAATCCCCGTAAGCCCAATGCGCATTTTCATTCACTATCGCTGCACGCATCAGCGCATAACAAGCTGTTAAGCCTGCACGGGCATCATTCTTATTCTGCCACATGTTTTCTTCCGTTAAAGCACGGTGGGAAGGAATATCCAGCATTTTATTGCAGGAAAGGAAACTCCCTCCCAGTAATAACAATATCCCAATAATGGCCGTATTTCGCATGATCTTGTTTTTTAACATCAGAATTGAAAATTGAAACCTACTGTAAAGCTGGTGGGGGCGGCCCAGTTGTAATACCCTTCGTCATAACCAAAATATCCAATCGCTTCAGGATCTCCTCCCTTATACTTTGTCCAGGTAAGCAGGTTATTACCGGTAGCGTATATACGCAAACTCTCTATGCCTGATTTTTTCATCCAGGCAGATTGCAGGTAATGCGTGAGAGTTACCGCACGCAGTTTCACGTAGGAAGCGTCTTCCATAAATAGTGTCTGGTTGGGCTGGTAGGCATAAACCGGACTCCAGGGATTATACATGGGTATTTTACTGTAATCCCCTTCCACTTTTGTCCAGTAAGTAATTTCCTTAATCCCTTTAGGATCATCTATACCTTCCCGGTTAATAAAATCAAAGCGGTTGGCCAGGGCTTCGTTAATCACTTTACGTCCAAAAGCATAGTTCAGCAATACATTCAGCTCAAATGATTTATACCGGAAAGTGTTGCTAAAACCACCCATGGCAGCTGGCGATAAACGGCCGGTCATGATACGGTCCTTATCATTGATATCATAGTTACCATCCAGGTCTTTCCACTTGGGATCACCCGCTTTCATGGTTACTCCCTGGTAAGACATTTTTTTACCATTAGCTGGATTTACCGGTACTTCCGCATCCGTGTTATAAATGCCTTCATTAATGAGCAGCCAGTAGCGATCTACCGGTTTCCCTACCAGGAAACGTTTGTTGCTGATCACCAGGTCCGTTAATCCGTCCGGCATTGCTATCAACTTATTCTGGTTGGTATAAATGCTTAATCCGGTAGACCACTCAAATTGTTTTCCCTGCACCACATCTGCATTGATACTTAACTCATAACCATAGTTGCGGATAGCCATCCCATTTTTAATAATTCCGGTATACCCTTCTTCTTCCAGTGTAGGAATTTTCAACACCATATTGCGGTCTGTTTTGGAATATACATCCAGTGATACCCGCAGGCGATTGCTGAACATCGCTACATCCAAACCGCCATTGAGCTGTTCCACGTAAGGCCATTTGGTACCAGGCACTACGTATCCTGTTCCAAATGCACCATTAATAGCAGGAAAACCATTGTAGGTAGACATATTAACAGCACCATTCCATCCTGCATCCACATTATAAACAGGACCACCTTTATAAAGCTCGTCCATTAGCAGGCGGCCTACGCGTCCCCAGCTGGCACGAAGATTCAGGTTATTGATCCAGCCTGCCTGCTTCATGAAATCTTCATTGGAGATTTTCCAGGATGCGGAAATAGTAGGAGAAGTAAGCCAGCGGTTTTCGCCAGGCAGATAGGAGGTCCCATCACGCCTTACATACAGGCTTACAAAATATTTTTGCAGGTAGTTATAGCCTACATTACCATAAAAAGAGGCCAGGTTGGATTGTGTAAAATCCTTGGCATTAAACATCAGGCGGATATTGGTAAACCGGCCCTGCTTATTGTCATCATTTCCTGGCTGATAAATTTTGATAAAGTCACTGGTACCCTTATAAGCACGTCCATAATCATAACGCCATTTATCCCATTGGTTATACTGGCCCAGTGTTATATCCAGCTGATGCTTATCGTTGAACCTTTTATTGAACCGGAGTGAATTATCCAGCACCAGCCTTCTGTTCAACCCATCAAAATTTGATACAAAACTATTTCCTTCTCCCAGCGACACCGGTACAAAATAGTCTCTGAAATTTTGTCCGTAGTCAATTCCAAAACGGCTATTGAAGGTGAAGTGATCAGATATGACATAGTTGGCATTTGCCAGTATCCTGGCAGCATTATTCCTGTTGCGGTTAATTCCGTTGTCAAGATTAAAATAATATTGTTGCAGAAATTCTTTATTGGGAGATGGAGGTGTTTCATAGTTAAACAGGTAATCTTCATCATTAGCCCGGTCTCTGATAAATTCACTTCTTTTGCGGTTTACAGTAGCTGCACTG contains the following coding sequences:
- a CDS encoding DUF5007 domain-containing protein encodes the protein MNRTKYHVLLCTAIGITLATTITGCYESLLPKEKSYFSENANLGKDRYEVNLGRTNVFIADFNPDYSTQPLTFTIENVKHEDSTAAPELREEIDTWQWKKYYKGDEKTIAEIDAKREKAKRPVLDVRPNSGDVIFWNTDSSKIKPGIYTFDMRVKNDAGQKVFRKIILQVKRPRPYDPYEFDDVTGLQKKEQDGRLIFLHPEVAGMKDELNNDIKREDVIIYFHKRNADGNSVTYKFFDKDSMPIPISRFNDMKWDTLMYRSPTADAWVHFGFNRKMAEDSTSVKYDITNPFPVLADVGTGGEMAGINFTYTRIAFGQLRKAGLSFGFAIYEPGNWEIIYKFSKNPKFIND
- a CDS encoding carbohydrate-binding protein; this translates as MKRNFFQITMVILVAGCCYSFVGCKKTMEQYRNAQPKSEVPESTYEFLKKQGELYDTLLQLVDKLNLKDTLNDEKVTFFVPQDISIKTALENLNFTRRRLGRDPNWTIDSVPLNVWDSLMRRYIVRGIITADSMRYADGADLATLYDYDMHASLTATNASGAVGGGTLVVVYSDKNRNRINKFWTPARTQNVDVKTKNGMMHILEGSHVFGFISFVGMAFPESLLPIQGPFLGYPAPIPGIVESADYDEGGEGLAFHDNDNGNNGGKYRAGVGDNVDIENCSEGKGNGDSPGGSYNVGWTGGGEWMNYTVDIKEAGTYDVETRFAGGDSNGRIRLLIDGKDVSGLINMWYTGGWQNWDGVHTTVELPAGIHVLQCYTDNGGFNIHRLIFTKK
- a CDS encoding RagB/SusD family nutrient uptake outer membrane protein, with amino-acid sequence MRNTAIIGILLLLGGSFLSCNKMLDIPSHRALTEENMWQNKNDARAGLTACYALMRAAIVNENAHWAYGDLRGGDFQVTKRGDLQAVKESNLNANFTTMDQWRDWRRFYAAIAQCNLTIDRLPGIVKKDYRYSQNEMVLDLAQARYVRAFLYYYMVRIWGDVPLVTLPADGTTKVIARENWRKVLDFSISEALASIEGLPWRYNGQSPEQQGEYRGQGIGHHASIFATKGMAYTLAAHAYVWQDDYPNALKYIDIVINNQSLTDYYFVSADELTRLNGSFYGRGRSNIFQIDLNFDHAEIASTGQLEDWTLREPDIPKRESEIYVSKDSILSIYNERRDERFERYFTKMNETYPVFYKNKQLDGAVKNPTLKLYSSCIIIFRYEELFLLRAECRLRLGMDNAVDDLNTIRGQRALKNINGNLVKGDALMDAIFLERRRELMGEGWYWYDLIHFKKIPVYTNLTQADVNNGAAYWPLSQSALSNNKSLVQNSFWK
- a CDS encoding SusC/RagA family TonB-linked outer membrane protein, coding for MKCFYSFLHRGVFLLILLLSASAAIYAQGVLYTSKDTSRARADSIAFAKRKVLTSRDSSGLFYNNELFLHNEVNGAISSLDINEVKKLPYTSIDQMLIGRVTGVDVRTPTAEPGKRNSMFIRGSASLLLKNSDIFYAQPTYVVDGIPLIMDHAFAYEIQRFDFNRLGTETSLLNFLDINDIESIDVLKDFGASAKYGPLAANGVINITTKAPRVGKMKVSLNAYAGIAVKPRVDVVNGKYESDFRLPFYDKYANETQWRNYPRYLADSSQARYYGPANWDDLFYHTGFNNGVQASVSGGTPLANFRFSIGQASQKGVYDKTGLQRYNVNFGINIMPVRNLMITTYISAATVNRKRSEFIRDRANDEDYLFNYETPPSPNKEFLQQYYFNLDNGINRNRNNAARILANANYVISDHFTFNSRFGIDYGQNFRDYFVPVSLGEGNSFVSNFDGLNRRLVLDNSLRFNKRFNDKHQLDITLGQYNQWDKWRYDYGRAYKGTSDFIKIYQPGNDDNKQGRFTNIRLMFNAKDFTQSNLASFYGNVGYNYLQKYFVSLYVRRDGTSYLPGENRWLTSPTISASWKISNEDFMKQAGWINNLNLRASWGRVGRLLMDELYKGGPVYNVDAGWNGAVNMSTYNGFPAINGAFGTGYVVPGTKWPYVEQLNGGLDVAMFSNRLRVSLDVYSKTDRNMVLKIPTLEEEGYTGIIKNGMAIRNYGYELSINADVVQGKQFEWSTGLSIYTNQNKLIAMPDGLTDLVISNKRFLVGKPVDRYWLLINEGIYNTDAEVPVNPANGKKMSYQGVTMKAGDPKWKDLDGNYDINDKDRIMTGRLSPAAMGGFSNTFRYKSFELNVLLNYAFGRKVINEALANRFDFINREGIDDPKGIKEITYWTKVEGDYSKIPMYNPWSPVYAYQPNQTLFMEDASYVKLRAVTLTHYLQSAWMKKSGIESLRIYATGNNLLTWTKYKGGDPEAIGYFGYDEGYYNWAAPTSFTVGFNFQF